One window of the Streptomyces sp. ITFR-21 genome contains the following:
- a CDS encoding SAM-dependent methyltransferase, whose translation MTDRPSWAPQGIDLTVPSVSRIYDYFLGGSHNFEVDREAARVALQALPGIPKIGQANRAVMRRAVRFAVDLGITQFLDIGSGIPTFGNVHEVAHAASPGSRVVYVDNDPVAVAHSRAVLEDNEGATIARADLRDPRSVLDDAETRRMLDFDRPVALMLIAVVHFLPDEDRPAEIIATLRDALAPGSIVVITHATDESGPKAAGQQGVQQAYQRTATPLIMRSTAELQPFFNGFEIVEPGIVPLPFWRPDTPPGDDDDPAVHHGLAGVGLKA comes from the coding sequence GTGACCGACCGTCCTTCCTGGGCCCCGCAGGGCATCGATCTCACCGTGCCCAGCGTCTCGCGGATCTACGACTACTTCCTCGGTGGCTCGCACAATTTCGAGGTGGACCGGGAAGCCGCCAGGGTCGCGCTCCAGGCACTTCCCGGAATCCCCAAAATCGGCCAGGCCAACCGGGCGGTGATGCGCCGCGCGGTGCGCTTCGCGGTGGACCTCGGCATCACCCAGTTCCTGGACATCGGCTCCGGCATCCCCACCTTCGGCAACGTGCACGAGGTCGCCCACGCCGCCAGCCCCGGCTCCCGCGTGGTCTACGTCGACAACGACCCGGTGGCCGTCGCCCACAGCCGCGCGGTGCTGGAGGACAACGAGGGCGCCACGATCGCCCGCGCCGACCTGCGCGACCCGCGGTCGGTGCTGGACGACGCCGAAACCCGCCGGATGCTGGACTTCGACCGGCCGGTGGCCCTGATGCTGATCGCCGTCGTGCACTTCCTGCCCGACGAGGACCGCCCGGCCGAGATCATCGCCACCCTGCGGGACGCGCTGGCTCCCGGCAGCATCGTCGTCATCACCCACGCCACGGACGAGAGCGGACCCAAGGCGGCCGGCCAGCAGGGCGTACAGCAGGCGTACCAGCGCACCGCGACCCCGCTGATCATGCGCTCCACCGCCGAGCTGCAACCTTTCTTCAACGGCTTCGAGATCGTCGAACCCGGCATCGTCCCGCTGCCCTTCTGGCGCCCCGACACGCCCCCCGGCGACGACGACGACCCCGCCGTACACCACGGCCTCGCCGGTGTGGGGCTGAAGGCGTGA
- a CDS encoding Lrp/AsnC family transcriptional regulator → MEELDRHIVELLVADGRMSYTDLGKATGLSTSAVHQRVRRLEQRGVIRGYAALIDPEAIGLSLTAFISVKPFDPSAPDDIADRLTGVPEIEACHSVAGDENYILKVRVATPIELEHLLGRIRSLAGVSTRTTVVLSTAYEARPPRV, encoded by the coding sequence GTGGAGGAGCTGGACCGGCACATCGTGGAACTTCTCGTCGCCGACGGGCGGATGAGCTACACCGACCTGGGCAAAGCCACCGGCCTGTCCACCTCGGCGGTGCACCAGCGGGTGCGGCGGCTCGAACAGCGCGGGGTGATCCGCGGTTACGCCGCGCTCATCGACCCCGAGGCGATCGGCCTGTCGCTCACCGCGTTCATCTCCGTCAAGCCGTTCGACCCCAGCGCCCCCGACGACATCGCCGACCGGCTCACCGGCGTGCCCGAGATCGAGGCGTGCCACAGCGTGGCCGGCGACGAGAACTACATCCTCAAGGTCCGCGTCGCCACGCCCATCGAGCTGGAGCACCTGCTGGGCCGCATCCGCAGCCTGGCCGGAGTCTCCACCCGCACCACGGTGGTGCTCTCCACGGCCTACGAGGCCAGGCCGCCGCGCGTCTGA
- a CDS encoding serine/threonine-protein kinase, which produces MESLGDADPRSVGGYPLFARLGAGGMGQVYLARTPAGRALALKTVRSEFGLDPAFGERFAREIRHADRVRSPWTVAVVDFSPAGTSPQWLATEYVAAPSLAEWVGGHGPLPEASLTALAAELCEGLQAVHQAGLAHRDVKPSNVLLPGTRPLLIDFGIARAAEDSRHTRTGGVIGSPGYMAPEQATAGVSAEPGDVFALGALLVYAATGRGPFHRFGEEPSAPALLYRVVHEEPDLAGVPAAVLPLVRACLVKEPGERPTARAAAGLLPEADRAAGGWAARRPPELAAELRALEAEMKAALGEAPAAGAERPAATAPLTAPTGSTSRSAAGTALGPSPYAPAGTRPAAAYHPAYQSGTAAPLRRPNGGGWGAAPRPAPQPAPQPRPRPAGVGRKVPLVAAAVGAAVVLVLAGLLIRHLRHPGTGDDAASGGGSGTPSTSAPASGGTDADALPASWVGTWLGNGPGDPQGSLLSPRTDSFKVTLTLRAGRRGEIVGQQVSDVHDVDTGANDGCTESLELSQVNGDTMVFAARSPHPTDPSATDSCPTGNSYTVTMVGGVLRLDPGSQSAGSPSTFAKL; this is translated from the coding sequence ATGGAGAGTTTGGGGGACGCCGATCCGCGTTCGGTCGGCGGGTATCCGCTGTTCGCGCGGCTCGGCGCAGGGGGCATGGGCCAGGTGTATCTGGCACGGACACCGGCCGGGCGGGCGCTCGCGCTGAAGACCGTACGGTCGGAGTTCGGACTGGATCCGGCCTTCGGGGAGCGCTTCGCCCGGGAGATCCGGCACGCGGACCGGGTGCGCTCGCCGTGGACCGTGGCGGTGGTGGACTTCTCGCCGGCCGGCACCAGTCCGCAGTGGCTCGCCACCGAGTACGTGGCGGCGCCGTCGCTGGCGGAATGGGTGGGCGGGCACGGCCCGCTGCCGGAGGCGAGCCTGACCGCGCTCGCCGCCGAACTGTGCGAGGGGCTCCAGGCGGTGCACCAGGCCGGATTGGCGCACCGGGACGTCAAGCCGTCCAACGTGCTGCTGCCGGGCACCCGGCCGCTGCTGATCGACTTCGGCATCGCCCGCGCGGCTGAGGACTCGCGGCACACCCGCACCGGCGGGGTGATCGGCTCCCCCGGCTACATGGCGCCCGAGCAGGCCACCGCGGGCGTGTCGGCGGAGCCGGGCGACGTCTTCGCCCTGGGTGCGCTGCTGGTGTACGCGGCCACCGGCCGGGGCCCGTTCCACCGGTTCGGCGAGGAGCCGTCCGCACCGGCGCTGCTCTACCGGGTGGTCCACGAGGAGCCCGATCTGGCCGGGGTGCCCGCGGCGGTGCTGCCGCTGGTGCGGGCCTGCCTGGTGAAGGAGCCCGGGGAGCGCCCGACCGCGCGCGCCGCCGCCGGGCTGCTGCCCGAGGCGGACCGGGCGGCCGGCGGCTGGGCGGCCCGCAGGCCGCCGGAGCTGGCGGCCGAGCTGCGGGCCCTCGAGGCCGAGATGAAGGCGGCGCTCGGGGAGGCGCCCGCGGCCGGGGCCGAGAGGCCCGCCGCCACCGCGCCGCTCACCGCCCCGACCGGCTCCACCTCGCGGAGCGCCGCCGGGACCGCGCTCGGCCCGTCCCCGTACGCCCCCGCCGGCACCCGCCCGGCGGCGGCGTACCACCCGGCCTACCAGAGCGGGACGGCCGCCCCTCTGCGGCGGCCGAACGGCGGCGGCTGGGGCGCGGCGCCCCGGCCCGCGCCGCAGCCCGCGCCGCAGCCCAGGCCGCGGCCGGCGGGCGTCGGACGCAAAGTCCCGCTGGTCGCGGCGGCCGTGGGCGCCGCGGTGGTGCTGGTCCTGGCCGGCCTGCTGATCCGTCATCTGCGCCACCCCGGCACCGGCGACGACGCCGCCTCCGGCGGCGGCAGCGGCACGCCGTCCACCTCCGCGCCGGCGAGCGGCGGCACGGACGCCGACGCACTGCCCGCCTCCTGGGTCGGCACCTGGCTCGGCAACGGCCCCGGCGACCCGCAGGGTTCGCTGCTGTCCCCGCGTACCGACAGCTTCAAGGTCACCTTGACGCTGCGGGCGGGCAGGCGCGGCGAGATCGTCGGGCAGCAGGTCAGCGACGTCCACGACGTGGACACCGGCGCGAACGACGGGTGCACCGAGTCGCTGGAGCTGTCCCAGGTCAACGGGGACACCATGGTGTTCGCGGCGCGCTCGCCGCACCCCACCGACCCGTCCGCCACCGATTCCTGCCCGACCGGCAACAGCTACACGGTGACCATGGTCGGCGGCGTGCTGCGGCTCGACCCCGGTTCGCAGTCCGCCGGTTCGCCGAGCACCTTCGCCAAACTCTGA
- a CDS encoding D-arabinono-1,4-lactone oxidase, translated as MPTNWAGNLTFAAARVHRPVDLAALRALVAGSRQAKALGSGHSFSDIADTEGDLIDLGALPAEIDLDTAAGTVRVAAAVRYAELARTLDASGRALPNMASLPHISVAGSVATGTHGSGDANGGLATSVRAVELVTADGDTRAFSRDSDGDTFDGTVVSLGALGVVTHLTLDTVPAYRMRQRVRTGLGLDHAVEHFDAITGAAYSVSLFTDWRAPRFGQVWLKQLADAPAADIPQTRPADGPLHPVPGVDPVHCTAQDGVPGPWYERLPHFRPDFTPSSGEELQSEYLVPRTGAAAALEVLAGLREAIAPVLQICEIRTIAADRLWLSPAYGRDTVGLHFTWIKDPAAVAPVLAAVEAALAPLDARPHWGKLFTTDPERIRAAYPRMADFLAMAEECDPAGTFRNAYLRRLMST; from the coding sequence ATGCCAACCAACTGGGCGGGCAACCTCACCTTCGCCGCGGCCCGGGTGCACCGCCCGGTTGATCTGGCCGCGCTGCGCGCCCTCGTCGCCGGCAGCCGTCAGGCCAAGGCCCTGGGCAGCGGCCACTCCTTCAGCGACATCGCCGACACCGAGGGCGACCTGATCGATCTCGGTGCGCTCCCCGCCGAGATCGACCTGGACACCGCGGCCGGCACCGTACGGGTCGCCGCCGCCGTCCGCTACGCCGAACTCGCCCGGACGCTGGACGCGTCGGGACGCGCGCTGCCCAACATGGCCTCGCTGCCGCACATCTCCGTGGCCGGCTCGGTCGCCACCGGCACCCACGGCTCCGGCGACGCCAACGGCGGCCTCGCCACCTCGGTACGGGCGGTCGAACTGGTCACCGCCGACGGCGACACCCGCGCCTTCAGCCGCGACTCCGACGGCGACACCTTCGACGGCACGGTGGTGTCGCTGGGCGCACTCGGGGTCGTCACCCACCTCACCCTCGACACCGTGCCCGCGTACCGGATGCGGCAGCGTGTCCGTACCGGCCTCGGACTCGACCACGCCGTCGAGCACTTCGACGCCATCACCGGCGCCGCCTACAGCGTCAGCCTGTTCACCGACTGGCGTGCCCCCCGCTTCGGCCAGGTCTGGCTGAAACAGCTCGCCGACGCCCCCGCCGCCGACATCCCGCAGACCCGGCCCGCCGACGGCCCGCTGCACCCCGTCCCCGGCGTGGACCCGGTGCACTGCACGGCCCAGGACGGCGTGCCGGGCCCCTGGTACGAGCGGCTTCCGCACTTCCGGCCCGACTTCACCCCCAGCAGCGGTGAGGAGCTCCAGTCCGAGTACCTGGTGCCGCGGACCGGGGCGGCAGCCGCCCTCGAAGTCCTCGCCGGCCTGCGGGAGGCCATCGCCCCGGTGCTCCAGATCTGCGAGATCCGCACCATCGCCGCCGACCGGCTCTGGCTCAGCCCCGCGTACGGCCGCGACACGGTGGGACTGCACTTCACCTGGATCAAGGACCCGGCCGCCGTCGCGCCGGTGCTGGCCGCCGTCGAGGCCGCCCTCGCCCCGCTGGACGCGCGCCCGCACTGGGGCAAGCTCTTCACCACCGACCCGGAGCGGATCCGGGCCGCCTACCCGCGGATGGCGGACTTCCTGGCGATGGCCGAGGAGTGCGATCCGGCGGGCACGTTCCGCAACGCCTACCTCCGTCGGCTGATGTCCACCTGA
- a CDS encoding acyl-CoA dehydrogenase family protein, with product MPQHGHGPRGPQPVFRRPPTEEAGALLALTREIAQREIAPSAAAEEEAGHFPRETFRLIGGAGLLGLPYPEEHGGGGQPYEVYLQVLEELAAARLTVALGVSVHTLACHALAAFGSKEQRADHLPAMLGGGLLGAYCLSEPASGSDAANLRTRAVRDGDTWTVDGTKAWITHGGVADFYTVLARSGGQGAHGISAYLVPGDTPGLTAAPPERKMGMKGSPTAQVTFDGVRVPDTRRIGDEGHGFAIALAALDSGRLGIAACAVGLAQAALDAALGYALERRQFGRPIADFQGLRFTLADMATQIEAGRALYLTAARLRDAGEDFTRQAAMAKLFCTDTAMRVTTDAVQLLGGYGYTADFPVERYMREAKVLQIVEGTNQIQRMVIARHLAGPESRD from the coding sequence ATGCCGCAGCACGGCCACGGCCCGCGAGGCCCGCAGCCCGTTTTCCGCCGGCCGCCCACCGAGGAGGCCGGCGCGCTGCTGGCCCTGACCCGGGAGATCGCCCAGCGGGAGATCGCGCCCTCGGCGGCGGCCGAGGAGGAGGCCGGACACTTCCCGCGCGAGACGTTCCGGCTGATCGGCGGGGCAGGACTGCTCGGCCTGCCCTACCCGGAGGAGCACGGCGGCGGCGGGCAGCCGTACGAGGTGTACCTCCAGGTGCTCGAAGAACTGGCCGCGGCCCGGCTCACCGTCGCCCTCGGGGTCAGTGTGCACACCCTGGCCTGCCACGCGCTGGCCGCCTTCGGCAGCAAGGAGCAGCGCGCCGACCACCTGCCGGCGATGCTCGGCGGCGGCCTGCTCGGCGCCTACTGCCTGTCGGAGCCCGCCTCGGGCTCCGACGCCGCGAACCTGCGCACCCGGGCGGTCCGCGACGGCGACACCTGGACCGTCGACGGCACCAAGGCGTGGATCACCCACGGCGGCGTCGCCGACTTCTACACGGTGCTGGCGCGCAGCGGCGGCCAGGGCGCGCACGGCATCTCCGCCTACCTCGTACCGGGCGACACACCCGGGCTGACCGCCGCGCCGCCCGAGCGGAAGATGGGCATGAAGGGCTCGCCGACCGCGCAGGTGACCTTCGACGGGGTGCGGGTGCCGGACACCCGGCGGATCGGCGACGAGGGACACGGCTTCGCCATCGCGCTGGCCGCCCTGGACTCCGGGCGGCTCGGCATCGCCGCGTGTGCCGTCGGTCTGGCGCAGGCGGCGCTGGACGCCGCGCTCGGCTACGCCCTGGAGCGGCGGCAGTTCGGCCGGCCGATCGCCGACTTCCAGGGCCTGCGCTTCACCCTGGCCGACATGGCCACCCAAATCGAGGCGGGCCGCGCGCTCTATCTGACGGCGGCCCGACTGCGCGACGCGGGCGAGGACTTCACCCGGCAGGCGGCGATGGCCAAGCTCTTCTGCACCGACACCGCCATGCGGGTCACCACCGACGCCGTCCAACTCCTCGGCGGCTACGGCTACACCGCGGACTTCCCCGTCGAGCGCTACATGCGCGAGGCCAAGGTGCTGCAGATCGTGGAGGGCACCAACCAGATCCAGCGGATGGTCATCGCCCGCCATCTCGCGGGCCCGGAGTCCCGCGACTGA
- a CDS encoding SLC13 family permease, translating into MNPAAAEVLSVACLLAVLAFAVARPRGLPEALAAVPAAGLLVAVGAVGRSDAWAQTRQLAPVVGFLAAVLVLAGLCADDGLFTAAGDAVARACQGEPRRLLAGVFVVAALVTAVLSLDATVVLLTPVIIATAARAGARPRPPVYATAHLSNSASLLLPVSNLTNLLAFTAAGVSFTRFAALMAVPWLLAVAIEYAVLRRYFAADLAVTGHPPEPGEPPAVPVFTLVVLALTLAGFAVTSFAGLNPAWAALAGALVLAGRALRRRRTTAAGLVAAAGPLFCLFVLALGVVVKAVVDNGLADGAGRVLPDGDGLPALLGVAALAALLANLINNLPAVLALLPLVEGGGPGPVLAVLVGVNLGPNLTYAGSLATLLWRRVLQDHGTDASLRTFTRLGLLTVPPTLVAATVALWAGLRIG; encoded by the coding sequence CTGAACCCCGCCGCAGCCGAGGTCCTGTCCGTCGCCTGCCTGCTCGCCGTCCTCGCCTTCGCCGTGGCGCGGCCGCGCGGCCTGCCGGAGGCGCTCGCCGCCGTACCGGCCGCCGGACTGCTCGTCGCGGTCGGCGCGGTGGGCCGCTCGGACGCCTGGGCGCAGACCCGGCAGCTGGCGCCCGTCGTCGGCTTCCTCGCCGCCGTGCTGGTGCTGGCCGGACTCTGCGCCGACGACGGGCTGTTCACCGCGGCCGGCGACGCGGTGGCCCGCGCCTGCCAGGGCGAGCCGCGGCGGCTGCTGGCCGGCGTGTTCGTCGTGGCCGCCCTGGTCACCGCGGTACTGAGCCTGGACGCCACCGTGGTGCTGCTCACCCCGGTGATCATCGCCACCGCGGCCAGGGCCGGCGCCCGGCCGCGGCCCCCGGTCTACGCCACCGCGCACCTGTCGAACTCCGCGTCGCTGCTGCTGCCGGTGTCCAACCTGACGAACCTGCTGGCGTTCACCGCCGCCGGGGTGTCCTTCACCCGCTTCGCGGCGCTGATGGCGGTGCCGTGGCTGCTGGCCGTCGCCATCGAGTACGCGGTCCTCCGACGGTACTTCGCCGCCGACCTCGCGGTCACCGGGCACCCGCCGGAGCCGGGCGAGCCGCCCGCCGTACCGGTGTTCACCCTCGTCGTGCTGGCGCTGACGCTGGCCGGCTTCGCGGTCACCTCGTTCGCCGGCCTCAACCCCGCCTGGGCGGCGCTGGCGGGCGCGCTGGTCCTGGCCGGCCGGGCGCTGCGCCGCCGCCGGACCACCGCCGCCGGGCTGGTGGCGGCGGCCGGACCGCTGTTCTGCCTGTTCGTGCTGGCCCTCGGCGTCGTCGTCAAGGCGGTGGTCGACAACGGGCTCGCCGACGGCGCCGGGCGGGTGCTGCCCGACGGCGACGGACTGCCCGCCCTGCTCGGCGTCGCCGCGCTCGCCGCCCTACTCGCCAACCTGATCAACAACCTGCCCGCGGTGCTGGCGCTGCTCCCGCTGGTCGAGGGCGGCGGCCCCGGCCCGGTCCTGGCCGTCCTCGTCGGCGTCAACCTCGGCCCCAACCTGACCTACGCCGGCTCGCTGGCCACCCTGCTGTGGCGGCGAGTGCTCCAGGACCACGGCACGGACGCGTCGCTGCGCACCTTCACCCGGCTGGGCCTGCTGACCGTGCCGCCGACGCTGGTGGCGGCCACGGTCGCGCTCTGGGCGGGCCTGCGGATCGGCTGA
- a CDS encoding putative bifunctional diguanylate cyclase/phosphodiesterase — protein MTSGPADGDQETGAGGTDQDDSLRRFAAIWSRAIYPATATSMTRAEFEDHLVPQARILRDALRARRFDPRAAVPVGTALVAAHCTDPESLPNILGVIEAYLVLYCPPEPGLPLDESRARCARLQHAVAVGFSQALRERTLREQESLSRAALSAQTDAERALAASEARFRAVFEGAAIGIGIAGLDGRILEVNDALARMFGGQAHVMRRNVTDWVHADDRAGNHVPNAELVRGARDGYHTEKAYPRADGSVLWANVRVSLLRDDAGRPQYQLALLEDITERRGLLDRLRHEATHDALTGLPNRALFFERLDQALADNGGTSRIGVCYLDLDGFKAVNDSLGHEVGDRLLVAVAERLSGCLTSPDQLVARIGGDEFVALYTDPPSLREVTDLAGRILDALAAPVPLDKRELTVHGSIGIVHGPVGDRAAADVLRSADITMYRAKELGGNRYEVADPDADARAITRHGLTNRLPSALERGEFFIEYQPLIGLDDGAVRGAEALVRWGHPVHGVLGPDQFIPLAEHTGQIVPLGRWVLEQAARQARAWQCQHEGGRAPRVNVNLSPIQLHHPNLVVEVARVLDETGLAPESLCLEVTESALIGADEEQLRPLRRIADLGVSIALDDFGTGYSNLSALRWLPLSVLKLDRAFTLGMREQPADPVDLKIVEGIVSMAHALDLTVTVEGVETRHQAEHLRALGCDTGQGWYYGRPGPPELLHALTLADAG, from the coding sequence GTGACCAGCGGACCGGCCGACGGCGACCAGGAGACCGGAGCCGGCGGGACAGACCAGGACGACAGCCTGCGCCGGTTCGCCGCCATCTGGAGCCGGGCGATCTACCCGGCCACCGCGACCTCCATGACCCGCGCCGAGTTCGAGGACCACCTGGTGCCGCAGGCCCGGATCCTGCGCGACGCGCTGCGGGCCCGGCGCTTCGACCCGCGCGCCGCCGTCCCGGTCGGCACCGCGCTGGTCGCCGCGCACTGCACCGACCCCGAGTCGCTGCCCAATATCCTCGGCGTCATCGAGGCCTACCTGGTGCTCTACTGCCCGCCCGAGCCCGGCCTGCCGCTCGACGAGAGCCGCGCCCGCTGCGCCCGCCTCCAGCACGCGGTCGCCGTCGGCTTCTCCCAGGCGCTGCGCGAACGCACCCTGCGCGAACAGGAGTCGCTCTCCCGCGCCGCCCTCTCCGCGCAGACCGACGCCGAACGCGCGCTGGCCGCGAGCGAGGCCCGGTTCCGCGCGGTTTTCGAGGGCGCCGCCATCGGTATCGGCATCGCCGGTCTCGACGGCCGCATCCTGGAGGTCAACGACGCGCTGGCCCGGATGTTCGGCGGCCAGGCGCACGTCATGCGGCGCAACGTCACCGACTGGGTGCACGCCGACGACCGGGCGGGGAACCACGTCCCCAACGCCGAACTCGTCCGCGGCGCACGCGACGGCTACCACACCGAGAAGGCCTACCCGCGCGCCGACGGCTCGGTGCTGTGGGCCAACGTCCGGGTGTCCCTGCTGCGCGACGACGCCGGCCGGCCGCAGTACCAGCTCGCCCTGCTGGAGGACATCACCGAACGCCGCGGCCTGCTGGACCGGCTGCGCCACGAGGCCACCCACGACGCGCTCACCGGCCTGCCCAACCGCGCGCTGTTCTTCGAACGGCTCGACCAGGCGCTGGCCGACAACGGCGGCACCAGCCGGATCGGTGTCTGCTACCTGGACCTGGACGGCTTCAAGGCCGTCAACGACAGCCTCGGCCACGAGGTCGGCGACCGGCTGCTGGTAGCCGTCGCCGAGCGGCTGAGCGGCTGCCTCACCTCACCGGACCAGCTCGTCGCCCGCATCGGCGGCGACGAGTTCGTCGCCCTCTACACCGACCCGCCGAGCCTGCGCGAGGTCACCGACCTGGCCGGCCGGATCCTCGACGCGCTGGCCGCCCCGGTGCCGCTCGACAAACGGGAACTGACCGTGCACGGCAGCATCGGCATCGTGCACGGCCCGGTCGGCGACCGCGCCGCCGCCGACGTGCTGCGCAGTGCGGACATCACCATGTACCGCGCCAAGGAGCTGGGCGGCAACCGCTACGAGGTCGCCGACCCCGACGCCGACGCCCGCGCCATCACCCGGCACGGCCTGACCAACCGGCTGCCGAGTGCCCTGGAGCGCGGGGAGTTCTTCATCGAGTACCAGCCGCTGATCGGGCTGGACGACGGCGCCGTCCGCGGCGCCGAGGCCCTGGTCCGCTGGGGTCACCCGGTGCACGGCGTGCTCGGCCCCGACCAGTTCATCCCGCTCGCCGAGCACACCGGGCAGATCGTGCCGCTCGGCCGCTGGGTGCTGGAGCAGGCCGCCCGGCAGGCCCGCGCATGGCAGTGCCAGCACGAGGGGGGCCGCGCCCCGCGGGTCAACGTCAACCTCTCGCCGATCCAGCTGCACCACCCGAACCTAGTGGTCGAGGTCGCCCGGGTGCTGGACGAGACGGGACTGGCCCCCGAGTCGCTGTGCCTCGAGGTCACCGAGAGCGCGCTGATCGGCGCCGACGAGGAACAGCTCAGGCCGCTGCGCCGGATCGCCGACCTCGGGGTGTCGATAGCCCTGGACGACTTCGGCACCGGCTACTCCAACCTGTCCGCGCTGCGCTGGCTGCCGCTGAGCGTGCTCAAGCTCGACCGCGCCTTCACCCTCGGCATGCGCGAGCAGCCCGCCGACCCGGTCGACCTGAAGATCGTCGAGGGCATCGTGTCGATGGCCCACGCGCTGGACCTCACCGTCACCGTCGAGGGCGTGGAGACCCGCCACCAGGCCGAGCACCTGCGGGCGCTGGGCTGCGACACCGGGCAGGGCTGGTACTACGGCCGCCCCGGCCCGCCCGAACTGCTGCACGCCCTCACCCTGGCCGACGCCGGCTGA
- a CDS encoding carbohydrate-binding protein, translating into MRRLKALGTGVAAAVLAVAGLGTVQALGAGQASGATTAANALSSSWYAAAPYLMPLDNNPPDAGQIMDATGLKAFQLAFILAPNGGGCSPTWGGTGAVSSDTAVGGVISAIRAKGGDVSVSIGGYGGTKLGQACSDAASTAAAYQQVVNKYQLKAIDFDLEEPEYENTAAVAHEIGAAKILQQNNPGIYISVTTAGTAAGTGWFGQQMLNEAKSQGFTPNNFSIMPFDGGFNGAASQTSALTAFNGLLKTTFGWDTATAYAHEGFSGMNGRSDSGEYFYQADFQTVLDYATSHGMGRFTFWSLNRDRQCNPPDNGTTSGTCSSVAQGAWDFAKYSVRFAGATPPVTTPPTTEPPTTPPGGNCGTLTQWTASAVYVGGNEVAHNGHKWLAKWWTTNEEPGTTGQWGVWQDEGAC; encoded by the coding sequence GTGAGACGACTCAAAGCGCTCGGGACGGGTGTCGCCGCCGCCGTGCTCGCCGTCGCGGGACTCGGCACGGTCCAGGCGCTCGGCGCCGGGCAGGCCAGCGGTGCCACGACGGCGGCGAACGCGCTGAGCAGCAGCTGGTACGCCGCCGCGCCCTACCTGATGCCGCTGGACAACAACCCGCCGGACGCCGGCCAGATCATGGACGCCACCGGGCTGAAGGCCTTCCAGCTCGCCTTCATCCTCGCGCCCAACGGCGGCGGCTGTAGCCCCACCTGGGGCGGTACCGGCGCGGTGTCCTCCGACACCGCGGTGGGCGGCGTGATCTCCGCGATCCGGGCCAAGGGCGGCGACGTGTCCGTCTCCATCGGCGGCTACGGCGGCACCAAGCTGGGCCAGGCGTGCTCCGACGCGGCCTCGACGGCCGCGGCGTACCAGCAGGTGGTCAACAAGTACCAGCTCAAGGCGATCGACTTCGACCTGGAGGAGCCGGAGTACGAGAACACCGCCGCGGTCGCGCACGAGATCGGCGCGGCCAAGATCCTCCAGCAGAACAACCCCGGCATCTACATCTCGGTCACCACCGCCGGCACCGCGGCCGGCACCGGCTGGTTCGGGCAGCAGATGCTCAACGAGGCCAAGTCGCAGGGCTTCACGCCCAACAACTTCTCCATCATGCCCTTCGACGGCGGCTTCAACGGCGCCGCCTCCCAGACCAGCGCGCTCACCGCGTTCAACGGCCTGCTCAAGACTACCTTCGGCTGGGACACCGCGACCGCGTACGCCCACGAGGGCTTCTCCGGGATGAACGGCCGCAGCGACTCCGGCGAGTACTTCTACCAGGCCGACTTCCAGACCGTGCTGGACTACGCGACCAGCCACGGGATGGGCCGCTTCACCTTCTGGTCGCTCAACCGCGACCGGCAGTGCAACCCGCCGGACAACGGCACCACCTCCGGTACGTGCAGCAGCGTCGCCCAGGGCGCCTGGGACTTCGCCAAGTACAGCGTGCGGTTCGCCGGCGCCACCCCGCCGGTCACGACGCCGCCGACCACCGAGCCGCCGACCACCCCGCCCGGCGGCAACTGCGGCACGCTCACCCAGTGGACCGCCTCCGCGGTCTACGTCGGCGGCAACGAGGTCGCCCACAACGGCCACAAGTGGCTGGCCAAGTGGTGGACCACCAACGAGGAGCCCGGCACCACCGGGCAGTGGGGCGTGTGGCAGGACGAGGGCGCCTGCTGA